A window of Hevea brasiliensis isolate MT/VB/25A 57/8 chromosome 14, ASM3005281v1, whole genome shotgun sequence contains these coding sequences:
- the LOC131172540 gene encoding uncharacterized protein LOC131172540: MALKLPQFAVITTKSLQGRYAHYMTENEEPRGYVNCREEDIFSPFVKIELERKNIDRKYVHLRFCCGNKYWARRGQGSSTNDMRIFASSNQPEADTSKWSCTLFEPISHSDGYFHLIHVHSGKRLRISASTPARLYVDDNDRGTSDAFYDFSFIDWDTLVILPKHVAFKGDNGKYLKAIRFGSHEYLQFSSDDGNEEATAYEVTNNPDGHIRIWSKVYGKFWRLSPSWIWVDSTDTGGSNVDTLFWPLKVNDNTIALRNAGNERLCKRLTTEGKTDCLNAAVSTITTEARLQVQELVLERHLYDVVYRMEDARIFDERPFVAGTGTASNNTEEASEYTIKVSYEDKSSYTFSNSLSIMTGVRTTIQTGLPCIFEGKIGVTAEVTNSLEWNRTTKETKKAEAAYKVVVPSMSSVRVDYVATRGTCNVPFSYTQRDRRSTDGSFDIRQHVDGVYSGVNCYSFHFEQTNPTRLA; this comes from the coding sequence ATGGCACTTAAGCTTCCACAGTTCGCGGTGATTACTACAAAATCTCTTCAAGGACGCTACGCACATTACATGACTGAAAACGAGGAGCCGCGTGGTTATGTGAACTGTAGGGAAGAGGATATCTTTAGCCCATTCGTCAAGATTGAGCTTGAGAGAAAAAACATCGACAGAAAGTATGTGCACTTACGATTTTGTTGCGGCAATAAATACTGGGCGCGGCGTGGGCAAGGATCAAGCACAAATGATATGCGGATTTTTGCCAGCTCCAACCAACCGGAGGCAGATACATCCAAATGGTCATGTACGTTGTTTGAGCCAATTTCGCATAGTGATGGCTACTTCCACTTGATTCACGTTCACAGCGGAAAGCGGCTGCGAATAAGTGCATCGACTCCTGCACGCCTTTATGTAGATGACAATGATAGAGGTACCTCAGATGCTTTCTATGATTTCAGTTTTATCGATTGGGATACATTAGTGATATTGCCCAAGCATGTAGCATTTAAAGGCGACAATGGCAAGTATCTCAAAGCTATCAGGTTCGGGAGCCATGAGTACCTGCAATTCTCATCCGATGATGGCAATGAGGAGGCAACGGCCTACGAGGTCACCAATAATCCGGACGGACATATTCGCATCTGGTCTAAAGTTTATGGCAAGTTTTGGAGACTAAGTCCTAGTTGGATATGGGTAGATTCTACTGACACTGGTGGCTCAAACGTTGACACTTTGTTTTGGCCGCTCAAAGTTAACGATAATACCATCGCTCTTCGCAATGCAGGTAATGAGAGATTATGTAAACGTCTTACAACCGAGGGAAAGACAGATTGTCTTAATGCTGCGGTTTCCACCATTACCACAGAAGCAAGATTGCAGGTGCAAGAACTTGTTCTTGAAAGACACCTCTATGATGTTGTATACCGCATGGAGGATGCTCGGATATTTGATGAGAGACCTTTCGTAGCAGGCACTGGCACTGCTAGTAATAACACAGAAGAAGCATCAGAGTATACTATCAAAGTTTCGTATGAAGATAAGAGCTCTTACACTTTTAGCAACAGTCTCTCCATAATGACAGGCGTCAGAACCACCATCCAAACTGGTCTTCCATGCATATTTGAAGGAAAGATTGGAGTCACTGCTGAGGTAACCAACTCGTTGGAGTGGAATAGAACGACCAAGGAAACAAAAAAAGCAGAGGCTGCATATAAAGTTGTTGTGCCATCAATGAGCAGTGTTAGAGTTGATTATGTGGCAACACGGGGCACATGTAATGTTCCTTTCTCCTACACTCAGCGAGACAGGCGTTCTACTGATGGGAGTTTTGATATTAGGCAACATGTTGATGGTGTTTATTCTGGCGTCAATTGTTACAGCTTCCACTTCGAGCAAACTAATCCTACACGTCTGGCTTGA